The sequence below is a genomic window from Paenibacillus silvisoli.
GTACTTACTCAATACCGACATTGACCTGAACGGCGAAGCAGACCGGAGGCTGACAGATAACCTCTATCCGGGCGATCACGACGTCCGGATCAGTCAGGAAATGATTCTGGGCATCGGCGGCACGAGACTGCTTGCGGCGCTGGACATCCGGCCGGATGTTTGGCATATGAACGAAGGGCATTGCGCGTTTCTGACGCTTGAGCGCATTCGCATGCTGTCCGCCGACGGCGTGCCGTTTGAAACGGCGCTCGAAGTGGTGAAGGCAAGCAGCGTCTTCACGACGCACACGCCGGTTCCGGCCGGGCATGACGTCTTCTCCATCGACATGATGGACCGCTATTTCAGCGACTATTACTGGCAGCTCGGGGCGGACAGAGAGCGCGTCTTGTCGCTTGGCCGACTGGAAGGCGCATTCAATATGACGCGGCTCGCGGTCAGCACGTCGTCGAAGGTGAACGGCGTGAGCAAGCTGCACGGCGAAGTGACTCGCGATCTGTTCCACCGGTGGATGCCGCATATTCCGAAGCAAGACATCCCGGTCGATTCGGTTACGAACGGGATTCATATCGGGACGTGGCTGGCTGACGGCATGAAGGAGCTGTTCGACCGGCATCTTCCGTCCGATTGGTCGTTCCGCACGGCTGAACCGGATATATGGACTGCCGTTCGGGATATACCGCTGCATGAGCTATGGGAGGAGCATCAACGGGCGAAGGCCGATATGTTCCGTGAGTTCGATCTGCCGCTCGGCACGTCCGGCGAAGCGCCGCTGATGATCGGCTTCGCCAGACGATTCGCCACCTATAAACGCGCGCTGCTCATCTTCAGCGACACGGATCGGCTTGCGCGCATCCTGGGCAATCCGCAGCGGCCGGTCTGCCTCGTCTTCGCCGGGAAAGCGCATCCCGCGGACGGGCCGGGACAGGAGCTGATCCGCAAAATCGTGGAGCTGTCCCGGGACGAACGATTTAAGGGGCGCGTTTACATCGTCGAGAACTATGCGATGGATAAAGCGAAGAAGCTCGTCCAAGGCGTCGACGTGTGGCTGAACACGCCGATGAAGCCGATGGAAGCGAGCGGCACAAGCGGGCAGAAGGCCGCGGTAAACGGCGTGCTCAACTGCAGCGTGCTGGACGGCTGGTGGGTTGAAGGCTATAACGGGCGCAACGGGTGGGCGATCGAAGGAGCGACGGACGGCGATCTCGAGGATCAGGCTAAGCAGGACAGCGAGGCGCTTTATAAACTGCTGGAGGAAGAGATTATACCGGTGTATTACAAACGCGAGAATCGGACGGTGCCGATGGAATGGGTCAACCTGATGAAAGAGTCGATCGTTTCTCTCGCGCCGGCCTTTAACGCCCAACGGATGATCAACGACTATTGGCATAAGGTATACGTCCCGGCCGGTGCGAGAGGGAAGCGTTTCGCCGCGGACAATCTGGAGGTCGCCTCAAGAGTGGCCGCTTACAAGCAGTTCATCCGCAGCAACTGGTCCGGCGTACGGGTCAGCAAGGCGGATATTCTTGCCGACAACAGCAGCAGGATCGGGCTGAACAAGACAGCCTTCCGCGCCGAGGTGCAGCTCGGCGCCATCTGGCACAGGGACGTCCGCGTCGAGGCGGTCGGATCTGACGGCCGCCGCGGCATATGGAAGGTGAAGCTGGAGCCGGTCCAGCAGCAGGCGAAAGGGCTTTACGTGTTCGAAGGTCCTTCGCCTAACATTTCGATCAACGTCTGGAAGGCGAACGTCAACGTGCGCGTGACGCCGATCAGTCCGGATTTCGCGAACGATTTCGAAATGGAGCTGGCCGCTTGGGGGAACGGGATTTAAACGATCGGATGGGGAGCAGCTAACGATGTTAGCTGCTCCTCGTTTTTTCGCGATACGCGAGGCCGGGAAGATGGTACAATAGAGCTGACAATTCACGAAGCATGGGATGGTGTTGAGAGGTGTCTAGTGGTCAGAAGTCTTTTTCGGTAGAGTTGCGAGCAGTTTTGGAAGCGGTTTCCGATCGGTTGGTTCCGGAGGACGAATGGCCGTCGGCGACGGGCGCAGGTGTGCTGACCTACTTGGAACGTCATGCAAGCGGGGATTCCGGCACTTGGACGACGATTATCGAGCCGGGTCTGCAGTCGTTGGATGCGGAAGCGAATGCTCGCCATAACGGCCTGACGTTCGCGGAGCTGTCTGCGGAAGAGCAAGATCGTTTGCTTCATGACGTCCAGCATGGACAGGTTCGGGACTGGCCCGTTTCCGCGAAGAGGTTTTTTGATACGCTATTGAGTCTTGTCATCGAAGGTTACTATGGCAGCCCCGAAGCGGGAGGGAATCTCGGGGGCACGTCGTGGGAGATGATCGGCTTTCGTCCAGGTCCGTTACCCGGCCAATCCGCGCCTGTCGAGGAGACGGAGCTTCAGCAGCGCTCGATAGATCAGCTTCGAGACCGTTATGACGCTGTCGTCATTGGCGCAGGAGCGGGCGGCTCGGTTGCGGCGGCTGTACTCGCTGAAGCGGGACTCCATGTGCTCGTCGTCGAACGCGGAAGCTGGCTTCGCTATGGCGACGTTGGCAGCGATCATCTGCGGAATCATCGGATGAGTAAATACGGGCATAACACAGGCCCATCGCTAGAAGGACACTCCCGGACGTTCCTGCTTGCTAACGGAGAAGAACGAATCACGGCGCCTTTCGAAGGCGATTACCATAATAACGCCATGACGGTAGGCGGCGGTACAAGAGTGTATGGCGCGCAGGCATGGCGGTTTCATCCGGATGATTTCCGCATGGCTTCGCGTTATGGCATTCCGGAAGGGAGCTCGCTAAGCGATTGGCCGATACTTTACGAAGAGCTCGAACGGTATTACGAGCGCGCCGAGTGGGAAGTCGGCGTCTCCGGCGACGGACATGCCCACGCTGGACGAGGAGCTAAGAGGGCGCGTCCATTTCCGATGCCGCCGTTGGCTAGGACGAGAGAAGGGGAGCGCTTGGCGCAGGCGGCGGCGAAGCTGGGTTGGGAGGCGGGACCGGTGCCGCTGCTCATCAATTCCGAGGAACGGGACGGCCGGCCGGCCTGCGGGCGATGCGGCCAATGCGTCGGCTTCGCCTGCCCGACCAACAGTAAAAACGGCGGCCACAACACGATGCTCGTAAGAGCCCTCGCAACCGGAAACTGCGATCTGATCTGCGATACCATCGTCGAACGTATCGAGACCGAGGGCGGCAAACGCGCTACCGGCGTTCGTCTCGTGCAGGACATCGGTGGGATAATCGATCGCAGGCTGGTGCAGGCTGGCCACGTCGTCGTCGCCGCCGGCGCGATCGAAAGCGCGCGCCTTCTGCTGAACTCGGCTACCGATTCCGAACCGGATGGGATCGGCAATCGGTACGGCCAAGTAGGCAGACATCTGCAAGGTCATGTCTACTCCGGCGCATACGGCCTGTTCGATGATCAGATTCAGGACGGGCTTGGCCCCGGCGTGAGCATCGCGACGTTCCGGTTTGAACATAACAACGAAGCAGGGGTGATCGGCGGCGGATTGCTGGCCAATGAATTTACGCGGCTGCCGCTCGTTCATTGGTATCGCGCTCTCGCGCATGATGCGGCAAGATGGGGAAGCGCAGGCAAGGAAACGATGCGCGAGACCTACCTGCGCACGAGCCACATTCAAGGGCCGATTCAAGAAATCCCGACGCCGGATTCCAGAGTGCGCCTCTCGCCAACTGTAAGGGATCGCTACGGCATTCCGGTTGCGCAGCTCTCGGGAGGCGTCCATCCAGAGTCGCTTAGGGCTTCGGCGATGCTGGCGGAGCAAGCGGAGAAGTGGCTGTGGGCAGCCGGGGCGCGCCAGGTTTGGCGGACAAGGGCAGGCGCCGGACTCAGCGGCGGGCAGCATCAATCGGGAACGCTGCGCATGGGCAGCGACCCGTCGGCGTCCGTCACCGATCCGCTGGGACGCGTTCATGGCTACGACAATCTGTGGGTAAGCGACGGCTCCGTCCATGTGACCAATGGCGGCGTGAACCCCGTGTTAACGATAATGGCGCTGGCTTTCCGCACGGCGGAAAACCTGGTGAAGCGAGGGTAACGCAACAAACGACAGGCTGCCGGGTTATCGGCAGCCTGTCTTCTTGCAGCTGAATCGTCTTCGCGCCGCAGCCGCACTAAGAGGCTGTCCTCATACAATACATATGTTAAAAATATCCTTTACTGAATATAGATGTAAAACTATATATAAATTTTTCGCGATCATTCGACATTTCATTGTTTCAATTGCGCGAAAATATGATAAGCTTCACATATGAACGAAATCAAACTAGATTTTCTAACGATTCTGCTGCCTTCGTACTTATTCTTCTATATGGCAGTTTCCTTGTACGCTCGCGATAAGAAGCGATTATTAAACCGCGTAGCATCGTTGCTCATGCTGACGCTGCTCTTTTATTTCATGGGTGAATATGTCAAAACAGCGCTTTTTCCGCAGATCGAGAGGGAGCTCGTTCTCTATTGGAATGCGCCGATGCTGCTGCTGACGATCAGCTTATCCGTTCATTTAAGCGTTCTCATTGCCGGCTTGCTTCGGCCATGGATCAAACGAATCATCGTGCTGGTTTATGCCGTTCCGCTTCTGCTGCATCTAAGCTTGCTGCTATCCAATACGCCGCAGGAGCTCTATCATCCCAAGACGGACGGGACGAGTCCGCTTCATCCGGACATGCTCTTGCTCGCCGTCACATTCGTATCGATGTATTTGTTCAGCTCGGTTGCGATCTTGTTCGTCGCTTGGTTAATGGCCAAGCAGGTTAGGCGCAAGAAGGTTCTGATGAACCTGCTCATGGGCTGGCTCCTCTTATTTCTATGGATTTTATTTATTACCTCGCTGCTATTCATGAAGGTCATTACAAGCGAAACCTCCATGGCCTTATACTTCACGGGAGCGCTGCTGTGGGTCGTCAATCTTCGTAATCTGGTCAGCAAGTACGATTTTCTGCCTAGTTACCGGGATTTGTTCCATAATCTATTCCAATCCGCACCGACGGCCATCGTGCTGCTCGATATGCAGGGCAATCAGAAAGAGATGAACCCTCGCGCGAACGAGGTATTCGGAAACTCGGCCTTTACGAATACGCCGGTTCGTGTCACGCAATGTCTGTTCTTCGACGAGTATACGAGCTTAGCGGACCGTTGGGACGAGACGAAGCGGGAAGCGGGCACGAACTGGGAAATGACGTTACAGCTTTATAACCAGGAACCGCGTACTCTCATTGTCAGCATCGAAGTCATTGACGGCGCGGACATGGAGGAAGGACTGCTCATGCTGCACCTGACGGACATTACCTCCCTGAAAGAGACGCAGCGGCGATTAATCGAATCCGAGAGCAGCTACCGTTATTTGGCCTATCATGATGCGCTTACCGGTCTGTGTAACCGAGTGGCCATTCAAGAGAAGGTAAGCGGCAAAATCGCGGCGGGGGAGCCGTTCGCCCTCGTCCTGATCGACTTGGATAATTTCAAGCCCGTGAACGATACGTATGGCCACCTGGTAGGCGATCAATATTTGCGGCATATCGCAGCGAAGCTCCAGGAGAGCGCAAAGCCCGGCGATCTATTGGGGAGACTCGGCGGGGATGAGTTTGTGCTGCTGATCCCTCATCGGCTGAACGAGAAGCAAGCGCACCAAGAAGCCCTAGAACGCTTCGAAGCGCTCTCGGACAGCCCTTTTCAGGTCAAGCAGACGATGATTCCGGTGTCTTTCAGCGCTGGCGTCAGCCTGCACCCGGAACATGCGTCCGACATCACGACGCTGCTGCAAAAAGCCGACGACGCCATGTACAGCGTGAAACGAAGCGGAAAAAACGCGATATCCGTTCATGCGGGCGGAACCAGATAAAAAAGGAGCAGACTGCCTCGGGCAGCTGCTCCTTTTTTTTAGGAAACCCAATCGGGTACCCTATTGCCTTGCATTATCTGAAGCAGCCGCAAATAACGATGACAAGCAAAATAAAAAGTACCAGCATTGTACCTGCGCTCGTAAAAGCACCACCAACATGACCGGACATTCAAATGCACCTCCTAGAAACTAGAGTCTGTTTAAAATATGTCCGGCATGACGGATTGGATTGGGTGTTTGGTAGGGATGCACTTATTCCGGTAGAAACGCCTATTATTTTTCGACGGTGCATACGATTGACTTATTGATCTCTTTCCAATTTCTCCTTATAATGGCCTTACCGATTAATGAAAGCGCAACCATTTATCGCCAATAAACGCTGCCTTTAGGAGTGATGCCGGAAGATGCTGAGATGGATCAAGGTTCGCTCACTCAAGTACAAAATCATCATCGTCTTCATCATCATTTCCCTCATCCTCGTCATCCTCCAGGCGGGATTTTTCCAGCACTGGATCAGCGGAATCATCCTGCGGCATTCCGAAGCCAATTTACAGGAAACCGTCCGGCAGATCGGAAAGCAAGTGGACCTGCAGTATAAACAAATCGATTCCAACGCCCGCGTCATCCGCAACAACCAAGTGTTGAAGAACTATCTAAAGGATTTGAAAAGACATACGATCAACTATCAAATCGCGAAATACCAGATCGCCCGGCAAATCGTCCGGCTGCCCAATCTGGACATGATCGAGAACATCTACATTTTCCCGATTGGCTATCCGCCTATGAATCTGTTTTATTCCGATGCGATCTTCGAAGTGGACCGGATGACCGAGCAGCTCATCCACGCGAACCAGAAGTCCCGTTCGGAGGAAGTCATTTGGACGGTACAGCCCGGTTCGCATCTCATTTCAATGATGATGCTGATCTATGACGGGGACGAACTGCTCGGCTTGCTGAGGGTTGATTTAAACGAAAAATTCCACAGCCAGCTGGATGATGTGCACTTAGGAGAAGAAGGAAGCGTCTATTTGATCAATCACCGTACGATTCTGTTCGCGAACGATCGGACGCTGGTGAATCAGAACGAATCGAAATTGGACGAGCTGACCGCGTCAGGAACGAAGGTAGCTTATACGCTCGAGTATCAAGGCTGGAAGCTCCTCGGGGTTGTGCCGAACAAGGAAATTTTAAATCAGGTCAATCAAGTCAACAAAATATTGCTGCTGATGGAATTGATCGTGTTTGCCTTTATTTTTATTTTTGCGTTCGTCATTCTTCGCATGATCCTGAAACCGCTGAAGCAGATATTGCGAGGCATGGAAAGCATCGAGCAAGGCAAGCTGGACGTCATCGTGAACAAAGGGAGCAACGACGAATTCAGCGTCATCATCCGGCATTTCAATCAGATGGCGGAGCGGGTCAACCGTTTGATCAAAACCGTGTATTATCAGCAGCATACCTACCGCAAAGCCGAAGTGATCAATCTGCAATCGAAGCTGAATCCCCATTTTCTGTACAATACGCTGGATATGATTTATTGGATGACGGTCGTCAAGGATGAAGAGGAAATCGGCGATGCGATTATATCCTTGTCTACCATCCTGCGCTATTCGATCTCGCATCAGAATGAATTCGTCACGGTTGCGGAAGACATGGAGCAGCTGCAAAATTATTTAAAGATCCAGCGCATGCGATTCGAAGATAAATTAGCCTACGAGTTTCATATCGATCCGGCCATCGCGGAGATCAAGCTGCCGAAGCTTCTCATTCAGCCGCTCGTGGAAAATGCCATAAAATATGCGTTTCAGCAGATGCTGCTGGACGGCAAAATCGTCGTTCGAGGCTACGCGGAAGGGGAGGATTTGTACTTTGAAGTCGAGGACAACGGGGTTGGCATGCCGGCGGAGAAGGTCGAGGCTTTGCTGGCGTCCTTCGAGAGCAAAAGCCTGCATGGCGGCCTGGGCATTCAATTAGTCCGGCAGCGCATCAATTATATCTACGGAGAGGAGTTTGGATTATCCATTAGCAGCGAGGCCGGACGAGGCACGAAGATTACGCTGAAGCTGCGGACGGATGCCGGCGTTCCGCAAGAGGAGCTCTGGCGCGATGAAGAGTTGCACGCCTAACAATGATGGAGAGGGGTAATCTGCTTTGAAAATCATTCTGATCGATGATGAAAAGTCGGTTCTTAAAGGGCTGCAGCACATTTTCAGCAAGCATTGTAAAGAGCACGAAATCGTCGGCTCGGCGCAGAGCGCGGAAGAAGGGCTGCAGCTGTTGCAGTCCACGATGGCGGATGTCGTCATCACGGATGTCATGATGCCGGGGATGAACGGCATCGAGCTGACGCGCGAGATCAGCAAGCGGTATCCGTACCTGGTGATTGTCATTCTAAGCGGCCACGCGGAGTTCGAATACGTTCGGGAAGCGATGAGATGCGGCGCGTTCGATTATTTGCTGAAGCCATGCCACTATCAAACGGTGATCGACCTCCTGCATAAAATCGGAAGCAAAGCGGCGGAGAAGGAGAAGCTGCAGGAAAAAACGTCGCACAAGCAGGTGCTGGAGAAGCTGCTTCGAGGCAGCCTTGAACTGCCCGATAGCTGGGGCACGCATACCGACATGCAGATGGCTGTTCTGGGCGGCCATGAACCGATGGATGCCAGAATGGAAGAGCATATTGCCTATCATTTGCTGAATGAGGGGATGGAGCCCGGCAGCTTAGATACGATGATCCACGACGGGAGATGTGTCGTGCTTGCTCGACGTGCAATCGATTCCACACGATTTAAAGGGCTGCTGGACGCGTGCAGACTGACCATGCGGAAACAGAACCAAACCGTAGTTGCGGCCTTCCATCGGTTTAACAACGGGCCGAGAGCGATTGCTCAAGCGTACGAAGCTAACAAGAAGCGCTGCGAGTTTCTGGCGTTTAACGAGTACTCGGTCGTCATGGATGACGATGCCTACCAAGAAGCAATCAAGCAGCAGGAGCCTTTCGCCATCGGCGATTATTTTTCCGGCTGCACGTTCGGCAAATATTATACGCTGGCGGATGCCAAGAAATTGCGCCACTATACCGAATCGACCTTCCAGCAGCTGCATCGCGTCCATCACAGGATTGACCCTGTACGGCTGAAGCGAGATTTGCTCAGCGAATTGATCTACTTGGAGCATGTGCTGAAGGAGCACGGGAGCGAGCCGTTCTTCGGCAGGCAGATCGATTATATGCAGGAGATGAACGGAATTCGCACGCTGCACGAGCTGTTCGGATGGCTGAAAAACTATTGCATGTCCGCCATCATGTGCATGAATGACGAGAATCACAATCCGCACTATATCCAGACCGCCATCCGTTACATCGAGATGAATTATATGAAAGATTTGACGTTGAAGGAGGTTGCGGACGCCGTTTATTTGAACGTCTGGTATTTCAGCTCCCAATTCAAGAAGTATACGCATGCCTCGTTCAGCGAGTATTTGAATCTCATTCGCATCCGAAACGCCAAAGAGTTTCTGAGGCAGAAGGATTTGAAG
It includes:
- the glgP gene encoding alpha-glucan family phosphorylase codes for the protein MMQDSGVVYFSAEFGLDESLPIYSGGLGVLAGDHIKAAADMNVPLTGVGIFYGNGYFRQVIDENGSQQHLFPEIETEASAYPIRLVQDKNGQPLVIAIPIAGRQVYAKAWSVQVGSVTLYLLNTDIDLNGEADRRLTDNLYPGDHDVRISQEMILGIGGTRLLAALDIRPDVWHMNEGHCAFLTLERIRMLSADGVPFETALEVVKASSVFTTHTPVPAGHDVFSIDMMDRYFSDYYWQLGADRERVLSLGRLEGAFNMTRLAVSTSSKVNGVSKLHGEVTRDLFHRWMPHIPKQDIPVDSVTNGIHIGTWLADGMKELFDRHLPSDWSFRTAEPDIWTAVRDIPLHELWEEHQRAKADMFREFDLPLGTSGEAPLMIGFARRFATYKRALLIFSDTDRLARILGNPQRPVCLVFAGKAHPADGPGQELIRKIVELSRDERFKGRVYIVENYAMDKAKKLVQGVDVWLNTPMKPMEASGTSGQKAAVNGVLNCSVLDGWWVEGYNGRNGWAIEGATDGDLEDQAKQDSEALYKLLEEEIIPVYYKRENRTVPMEWVNLMKESIVSLAPAFNAQRMINDYWHKVYVPAGARGKRFAADNLEVASRVAAYKQFIRSNWSGVRVSKADILADNSSRIGLNKTAFRAEVQLGAIWHRDVRVEAVGSDGRRGIWKVKLEPVQQQAKGLYVFEGPSPNISINVWKANVNVRVTPISPDFANDFEMELAAWGNGI
- a CDS encoding GMC family oxidoreductase, translating into MRAVLEAVSDRLVPEDEWPSATGAGVLTYLERHASGDSGTWTTIIEPGLQSLDAEANARHNGLTFAELSAEEQDRLLHDVQHGQVRDWPVSAKRFFDTLLSLVIEGYYGSPEAGGNLGGTSWEMIGFRPGPLPGQSAPVEETELQQRSIDQLRDRYDAVVIGAGAGGSVAAAVLAEAGLHVLVVERGSWLRYGDVGSDHLRNHRMSKYGHNTGPSLEGHSRTFLLANGEERITAPFEGDYHNNAMTVGGGTRVYGAQAWRFHPDDFRMASRYGIPEGSSLSDWPILYEELERYYERAEWEVGVSGDGHAHAGRGAKRARPFPMPPLARTREGERLAQAAAKLGWEAGPVPLLINSEERDGRPACGRCGQCVGFACPTNSKNGGHNTMLVRALATGNCDLICDTIVERIETEGGKRATGVRLVQDIGGIIDRRLVQAGHVVVAAGAIESARLLLNSATDSEPDGIGNRYGQVGRHLQGHVYSGAYGLFDDQIQDGLGPGVSIATFRFEHNNEAGVIGGGLLANEFTRLPLVHWYRALAHDAARWGSAGKETMRETYLRTSHIQGPIQEIPTPDSRVRLSPTVRDRYGIPVAQLSGGVHPESLRASAMLAEQAEKWLWAAGARQVWRTRAGAGLSGGQHQSGTLRMGSDPSASVTDPLGRVHGYDNLWVSDGSVHVTNGGVNPVLTIMALAFRTAENLVKRG
- a CDS encoding sensor domain-containing diguanylate cyclase is translated as MNEIKLDFLTILLPSYLFFYMAVSLYARDKKRLLNRVASLLMLTLLFYFMGEYVKTALFPQIERELVLYWNAPMLLLTISLSVHLSVLIAGLLRPWIKRIIVLVYAVPLLLHLSLLLSNTPQELYHPKTDGTSPLHPDMLLLAVTFVSMYLFSSVAILFVAWLMAKQVRRKKVLMNLLMGWLLLFLWILFITSLLFMKVITSETSMALYFTGALLWVVNLRNLVSKYDFLPSYRDLFHNLFQSAPTAIVLLDMQGNQKEMNPRANEVFGNSAFTNTPVRVTQCLFFDEYTSLADRWDETKREAGTNWEMTLQLYNQEPRTLIVSIEVIDGADMEEGLLMLHLTDITSLKETQRRLIESESSYRYLAYHDALTGLCNRVAIQEKVSGKIAAGEPFALVLIDLDNFKPVNDTYGHLVGDQYLRHIAAKLQESAKPGDLLGRLGGDEFVLLIPHRLNEKQAHQEALERFEALSDSPFQVKQTMIPVSFSAGVSLHPEHASDITTLLQKADDAMYSVKRSGKNAISVHAGGTR
- a CDS encoding YjcZ family sporulation protein yields the protein MSGHVGGAFTSAGTMLVLFILLVIVICGCFR
- a CDS encoding sensor histidine kinase, with product MLRWIKVRSLKYKIIIVFIIISLILVILQAGFFQHWISGIILRHSEANLQETVRQIGKQVDLQYKQIDSNARVIRNNQVLKNYLKDLKRHTINYQIAKYQIARQIVRLPNLDMIENIYIFPIGYPPMNLFYSDAIFEVDRMTEQLIHANQKSRSEEVIWTVQPGSHLISMMMLIYDGDELLGLLRVDLNEKFHSQLDDVHLGEEGSVYLINHRTILFANDRTLVNQNESKLDELTASGTKVAYTLEYQGWKLLGVVPNKEILNQVNQVNKILLLMELIVFAFIFIFAFVILRMILKPLKQILRGMESIEQGKLDVIVNKGSNDEFSVIIRHFNQMAERVNRLIKTVYYQQHTYRKAEVINLQSKLNPHFLYNTLDMIYWMTVVKDEEEIGDAIISLSTILRYSISHQNEFVTVAEDMEQLQNYLKIQRMRFEDKLAYEFHIDPAIAEIKLPKLLIQPLVENAIKYAFQQMLLDGKIVVRGYAEGEDLYFEVEDNGVGMPAEKVEALLASFESKSLHGGLGIQLVRQRINYIYGEEFGLSISSEAGRGTKITLKLRTDAGVPQEELWRDEELHA
- a CDS encoding response regulator, yielding MKIILIDDEKSVLKGLQHIFSKHCKEHEIVGSAQSAEEGLQLLQSTMADVVITDVMMPGMNGIELTREISKRYPYLVIVILSGHAEFEYVREAMRCGAFDYLLKPCHYQTVIDLLHKIGSKAAEKEKLQEKTSHKQVLEKLLRGSLELPDSWGTHTDMQMAVLGGHEPMDARMEEHIAYHLLNEGMEPGSLDTMIHDGRCVVLARRAIDSTRFKGLLDACRLTMRKQNQTVVAAFHRFNNGPRAIAQAYEANKKRCEFLAFNEYSVVMDDDAYQEAIKQQEPFAIGDYFSGCTFGKYYTLADAKKLRHYTESTFQQLHRVHHRIDPVRLKRDLLSELIYLEHVLKEHGSEPFFGRQIDYMQEMNGIRTLHELFGWLKNYCMSAIMCMNDENHNPHYIQTAIRYIEMNYMKDLTLKEVADAVYLNVWYFSSQFKKYTHASFSEYLNLIRIRNAKEFLRQKDLKVYQVAEMVGFQDAAYFSTVFKALERMSPKEFQQSFLIANDS